A genomic segment from Spinacia oleracea cultivar Varoflay chromosome 3, BTI_SOV_V1, whole genome shotgun sequence encodes:
- the LOC110780042 gene encoding protein IN CHLOROPLAST ATPASE BIOGENESIS, chloroplastic-like isoform X1: MKIGGVAFHHRRRFISTTFYPTSTFLRFFCSSSFIWCTEHISFIKDVAATCVPEHLTDLLNMLQTRGDSIISPGDKHGIFPLAIPLSRNSSGAMISLLRWPTAPSGIDMPVVQVYKHGVFPLAKNVDQYIHRMLVEEDACSPKDRNRELLHVSANAGKLYREGSFIDSQLPNLDTYHLRKVGVFPDILERKINKHLEKGNRVSALITGEFYAKKQHFPGFGRPVAFNAHILMRVGRDLEAKDAARGALKSPWWTLGYKYQEVAEIAKWKDEQICYVKKKLTDEGKREDLSRGKELAQIALDQAAFLLDLASVEGNWDDFVDRISECYKVAGLHDMARFIAYKS, encoded by the exons ATGAAAATTGGCGGCGTAGCGTTTCATCACCGGCGGCGATTCATTTCCACCACATTCTATCCCACTTCAACTTTTTTACGGTTCTTTTGTTCCTCATCCTTCA TCTGGTGTACAGAACACATATCATTCATCAAAGATGTAGCTGCAACTTGCGTTCCTGAGCATTTGACCGATTTGCTGAATATGCTTCAGACAAGAG GGGATTCTATTATTTCGCCTGGAGACAAACATGGCATTTTCCCCCTTGCAATACCTTTGTCAAGAAACAGCTCAG GTGCTATGATTTCTCTGTTACGGTGGCCAACAGCACCATCTGG GATAGATATGCCGGTTGTGCAAGTCTATAAGCATGGTGTGTTTCCATTAGCCAAGAAT GTTGACCAGTATATTCATAGAATGTTGGTGGAAGAAGATGCCTGTAGCCCTAAAGACAGGAACAGAGAACTACTTCATGTTTCAGCAAATGCTGGAAAACTGTATAGAGAGGGGAGCTTCATAGATTCACAATTGCCCAACTTAGATACCTACCATCTAAGAAAG GTTGGTGTGTTCCCTGATATTTTAGAACGCAAGATTAACAAACACCTTGAGAAAGGGAACCGA GTTTCAGCTTTAATAACGGGGGAATTTTATGCAAAGAAGCAGCATTTTCCTGGCTTTGGACGTCCTGTTGCATTTAATGCACATATTTTGATGAG GGTTGGGCGTGATTTGGAGGCTAAAGATGCTGCAAGAGGCGCGCTGAAATCACCGTGGTGGACTTTGGGATACAAATACCAG GAAGTTGCTGAGATAGCCAAATGGAAGGACGAGCAAATTTGTTATGTTAAGAAAAAGTTGACAGATGAAGGAAAGCGTGAGGATTTGAGCAGGGGAAAGGAGCTTGCTCAG ATTGCATTGGATCAAGCTGCTTTTTTACTAGATTTGGCTTCTGTCGAGGGGAATTGGGATGATTTTGTGGATCGCATAAGTGAATGCTACAAAGTTGCTGGTCTCCATGATATGGCGAGATTTATAGCATATAAAAGCTAA
- the LOC110804212 gene encoding uncharacterized protein gives MKIDGKDTAEIWVEGTDKPGLVFRNAVATIENHRKEKERQLKERQEELLRAQREEEEAMRKQQEREDILREIQEQMEYTVAMEVPVVDCEDMKVEYVRVISKDDADEVFPGCSQPQQTQESPKKQPTPPKHTNHVASKSKGKDKPASKKLTPKRRASAKQPTPQKQPTPPKQPTKQPTPPPPPPPPQKEPTQPKQQQHTPPPEHPTSPPQQQQHTPPPEHPTSPPQHHTPPPPPQNPTPPQNNQTDEPNNQAPPDQAQPVKKKGGRARPEGFRVNKVTAKKAGTWVSKGKGKGRKGTGRSKTPGVFADVGEICSEEESEDSDYEESDSEQEDVLNDWIDSDVDDEVIPDDIPDLGFEDCLNGSSKMDKAYKNGKIWTDQPYGSIKLEPWLIFHDKATFLEVLRSYCIQEGFGLSVERADNRRYTAVCAVESCDWRIHASRLFDNVSWAIKVISGSHRTCGRLEENPVVTSEWLCKHMLGEIEANPEISVETLRRYAQEKFQLRVKKRLLYKVRSMAKEKLHGGWAEAYELLPRYAEMIKQTNPGSHALITWGANSGDVNPKFRACFFSFAAQVRGFLRGCRPIIGKDGAHLSGFYKGILLTAVGIDGNNEIFVLAYGIVDTESCDSWTYFMRCLRQMFEQEGCNRDDWTFISDRMKGVELAVRETFPRATRRVCCQHLYMNCKNNGFSGSAFHKLFWIAANAYNEYVFGKAMEKISEYNANATAYLNSCIEQWSRHKFDSTVCCDHNTTNFVESFNACTKPFGDMPVFSLLEAIRSWCMQRVGARFDKAVDMEEGQLTAYALKELEERTAESSLCYATACGGGEFEVRDGHVNFPIRLATRSCACGKWQICGIPCKHALRVIYDQRMNPHDFISPWFKAAAYKLTYAEHIHPMADPSQWPDFGLPSIQPPTIKRPSGRPAKKRKRGANEPKKGKRNTNVKCGKCREFGHNSRTCKSGGTSATGPSTSKSGAAGASTSNGGPNTRKRSKAAA, from the exons ATGAAAATTGAT GGTAAAGACACTGCTGAAATTTGGGTTGAGGGAACAGATAAACCAGGATTGGTGTTTAGGAATGCTGTTGCAACAATTGAGAATCATAGAAAGGAAAAAGAGAGACAACTTAAGGAGAGACAAGAGGAACTGTTGAGGGCTCaaagagaggaggaagaggCAATGAGGAAACAACAGGAAAGGGAGGACATTTTGAGGGAAATACAGGAACAAATGGAGTACACTGTGGCTATGGAGGTCCCTGTTGTTGATTGTGAGGACATGAAGGTTGAGTATGTGAGAGTCATTAGCAAAGATGATGCTGATGAGGTGTTTCCAGGTTGCTCTCAACCACAACAAACACAAGAATCCCCAAAGAAACAACCCACCCCACCCAAACACACAAATCATGTTGCTTCTAAGTCAAAAGGCAAGGATAAGCCTGCTTCTAAGAAACTAACCCCCAAAAGGAGGGCATCAGCTAAACAACCCACCCCACAGAAACAACCCACCCCACCTAAACAACCCACCAAACAACctacaccaccacctccaccacccCCACCACAGAAAGAACCCACCCaaccaaaacaacaacaacacacaccacCACCAGAACATCCCACCTCtccaccacaacaacaacaacacacaccacCACCAGAACATCCCACCTCTCCACCACAACATCAcacccctccaccaccaccacaaaatCCCACTCCACCACAGAACAACCAAACTGATGAGCCTAACAATCAAGCACCACCTGATCAAGCTCAGCCAGTGAAAAAGAAGGGGGGCAGAGCTAGACCTGAGGGGTTTAGGGTTAACAAAGTCACTGCTAAGAAGGCTGGAACTTGGGTTTCCAAGGGAAAGGGAAAAGGGAGAAAGGGTACAGGAAGGTCTAAGACACCAGGGGTTTTTGCTGATGTTGGTGAGATATGTTCAGAAGAGGAGAGTGAGGATTCTGATTATGAGGAATCAGATTCTGAACAAGAGGATGTTCTGAATGATTGGATTGATtctgatgttgatgatgaggtGATTCCTGATGATATTCCTGATTTGGGGTTTGAGGATTGTCTAAATGGTTCCTCAAAGATGGATAAGGCCTATAAAAATGGCAAAATATGGACTGATCAACCATATGGGTCCATTAAGTTAGAACCCTGGTTGATCTTTCATGATAAGGCCACATTTCTTGAAGTGTTGAGAAGTTACTGCATACAGGAGGGGTTTGGGCTTAGTGTTGAGAGGGCTGACAATAGGAGGTACACAGCAGTGTGTGCAGTGGAGTCATGTGACTGGAGGATACATGCCAGTAGGTTGTTTGACAATGTTAGCTGGGCCATTAAGGTGATCAGTGGGTCCCACAGAACTTGTGGGAGGCTTGAGGAGAATCCAGTGGTGACCTCTGAGTGGTTGTGTAAGCATATGTTGGGGGAAATAGAGGCAAATCCAGAGATTTCAGTGGAGACATTGAGGAGGTATGCACAGGAGAAGTTTCAGTTGAGGGTGAAAAAGAGGCTATTGTACAAGGTCAGGAGTATGGCAAAGGAAAAGCTGCATGGTGGTTGGGCTGAAGCATATGAGCTGTTGCCTAGATATGCTGAGATGATTAAGCAAACAAACCCAGGGAGTCATGCACTTATAACATGGGGGGCCAATAGTGGGGATGTGAACCCAAAATTCAGAGCTTGCTTCTTCTCATTTGCTGCACAAGTCAGGGGGTTTCTAAGGGGTTGTAGGCCCATAATTGGAAAAGATGGGGCTCATTTAAGTGGTTTCTACAAGGGCATTCTACTGACAGCAGTTGGCATAGATGGGAACAATGAAATTTTTGTTCTTGCCTATGGGATAGTAGACACTGAGAGTTGTGACAGTTGGACCTACTTCATGAGATGTTTGAGGCAAATGTTTGAGCAGGAGGGTTGCAACAGAGATGATTGGACCTTCATCAGTGATAGGATGAAG GGTGTTGAGTTGGCAGTTAGAGAAACTTTTCCTAGAGCAACTAGGAGAGTTTGCTGCCAACACCTATATATGAATTGTAAGAACAATGGCTTCAGTGGATCTGCATTCCACAAGCTCTTTTGGATAGCTGCTAATGCATACAATGAGTATGTGTTTGGTAAGGCCATGGAAAAGATCAGTGAGTACAATGCAAATGCCACTGCATACTTGAACAGCTGCATTGAGCAGTGGTCTAGGCATAAGTTTGACTCTACTGtttgttgtgatcacaacacaACAAACTTTGTGGAGTCATTCAATGCATGCACAAAGCCCTTCGGAGACATGCCTGTCTTCTCATTATTGGAAG CAATCAGAAGTTGGTGTATGCAGAGGGTGGGGGCTAGATTTGACAAGGCAGTTGACATGGAGGAAGGTCAGCTCACTGCATATGCATTGAAAGAGTTAGAGGAGAGGACAGCTGAGTCCAGTTTATGTTATGCCACAGCATGTGGAGGGGGTGAATTTGAGGTTAGGGATGGACATGTCAACTTCCCAATTAGGCTTGCAACAAGAAGTTGTGCCTGTGGGAAGTGGCAGATCTGTGGAATCCCCTGCAAGCATGCACTGAGGGTCATATATGACCAAAGGATGAACCCCCATGATTTCATATCCCCATGGTTCAAGGCTGCTGCATACAAGCTAACCTATGCAGAACATATTCATCCTATGGCAGATCCATCTCAGTGGCCTGACTTTGGCCTTCCTTCCATTCAGCCTCCAACCATCAAAAGACCATCTGGCAGACCtgctaagaagagaaagagaggggCAAATGAACCAAAGAAAGGGAAGAGGAACACAAATGTGAAATGTGGAAAATGTAGAGAGTTTGGTCACAACTCAAGAACATGCAAGAGTGGAGGAACAAGTGCCACTGGACCAAGCACTTCAAAGAGTGGTGCAGCAGGAGCAAGTACATCAAATGGGGGACCAAACACAAGGAAGAGGTCAAAGGCAGCTGCATAG
- the LOC110780042 gene encoding protein IN CHLOROPLAST ATPASE BIOGENESIS, chloroplastic-like isoform X2: MKIGGVAFHHRRRFISTTFYPTSTFLRFFCSSSFKHISFIKDVAATCVPEHLTDLLNMLQTRGDSIISPGDKHGIFPLAIPLSRNSSGAMISLLRWPTAPSGIDMPVVQVYKHGVFPLAKNVDQYIHRMLVEEDACSPKDRNRELLHVSANAGKLYREGSFIDSQLPNLDTYHLRKVGVFPDILERKINKHLEKGNRVSALITGEFYAKKQHFPGFGRPVAFNAHILMRVGRDLEAKDAARGALKSPWWTLGYKYQEVAEIAKWKDEQICYVKKKLTDEGKREDLSRGKELAQIALDQAAFLLDLASVEGNWDDFVDRISECYKVAGLHDMARFIAYKS, from the exons ATGAAAATTGGCGGCGTAGCGTTTCATCACCGGCGGCGATTCATTTCCACCACATTCTATCCCACTTCAACTTTTTTACGGTTCTTTTGTTCCTCATCCTTCA AACACATATCATTCATCAAAGATGTAGCTGCAACTTGCGTTCCTGAGCATTTGACCGATTTGCTGAATATGCTTCAGACAAGAG GGGATTCTATTATTTCGCCTGGAGACAAACATGGCATTTTCCCCCTTGCAATACCTTTGTCAAGAAACAGCTCAG GTGCTATGATTTCTCTGTTACGGTGGCCAACAGCACCATCTGG GATAGATATGCCGGTTGTGCAAGTCTATAAGCATGGTGTGTTTCCATTAGCCAAGAAT GTTGACCAGTATATTCATAGAATGTTGGTGGAAGAAGATGCCTGTAGCCCTAAAGACAGGAACAGAGAACTACTTCATGTTTCAGCAAATGCTGGAAAACTGTATAGAGAGGGGAGCTTCATAGATTCACAATTGCCCAACTTAGATACCTACCATCTAAGAAAG GTTGGTGTGTTCCCTGATATTTTAGAACGCAAGATTAACAAACACCTTGAGAAAGGGAACCGA GTTTCAGCTTTAATAACGGGGGAATTTTATGCAAAGAAGCAGCATTTTCCTGGCTTTGGACGTCCTGTTGCATTTAATGCACATATTTTGATGAG GGTTGGGCGTGATTTGGAGGCTAAAGATGCTGCAAGAGGCGCGCTGAAATCACCGTGGTGGACTTTGGGATACAAATACCAG GAAGTTGCTGAGATAGCCAAATGGAAGGACGAGCAAATTTGTTATGTTAAGAAAAAGTTGACAGATGAAGGAAAGCGTGAGGATTTGAGCAGGGGAAAGGAGCTTGCTCAG ATTGCATTGGATCAAGCTGCTTTTTTACTAGATTTGGCTTCTGTCGAGGGGAATTGGGATGATTTTGTGGATCGCATAAGTGAATGCTACAAAGTTGCTGGTCTCCATGATATGGCGAGATTTATAGCATATAAAAGCTAA